A part of Paenibacillus sp. sptzw28 genomic DNA contains:
- a CDS encoding response regulator, with protein MRTIKVLLADDEPVILRGLKKLIPWEELGLEIVGEAYDGVELRQLLEKCSPDLIISDICMPGCSGIDVIKDINASRRPVKVVFISAYQEFSYAQDAVKYGAVDYLVKPVDKLQLEQVILKTVALIREESEEERNKEMLVHFESKKRTETIGELLDRLTDGNRSAAESLTQLGIVTGQRLVTVCLAELDGISGNAQRWQERERKLIDFAVSNIIAEAVVKAGSGLMFRKGDLFGILIQHDDEEEPTKLAEDLHNKINTFLKLEISIGIGRPVNHISEAHETYRDASDILKTKYFLGLNRVIPHQWMAPDPEARLRLARLQTELARRLTQAPAEDYHETVRELLTAIKTLSCGCKNSAVASVYSTVIMLEQELKSVGIPMESADSEGHPLLEKLSAYRSFGELEEGMEKLVNDIRAHIAEKTGNKELMQLVQVKNYIEEHYAENITLESISALAYMNPYYFSSFFKKHNGENFKAYVTEVRMKHALRLLMQTDLMVYEIAEKVGYNNARHFSDMFKKRYGKLPQEYKQAAKD; from the coding sequence ATGAGAACGATCAAGGTGCTGCTAGCGGATGATGAACCGGTGATTTTGCGCGGACTTAAGAAACTGATCCCATGGGAAGAGCTCGGACTGGAAATTGTGGGGGAAGCATACGACGGCGTCGAGCTGAGGCAGCTGCTGGAGAAGTGTTCTCCCGATTTGATCATTAGCGACATCTGTATGCCGGGCTGCAGCGGGATCGATGTGATCAAAGACATAAACGCATCGCGTCGTCCTGTGAAGGTCGTCTTTATTAGCGCATATCAGGAATTCTCCTACGCACAGGACGCAGTAAAATACGGAGCGGTCGATTACCTGGTCAAACCGGTCGATAAGCTTCAGCTTGAGCAGGTTATATTGAAGACCGTCGCGTTGATCCGCGAAGAATCGGAGGAAGAGCGAAACAAGGAAATGCTCGTACACTTCGAATCCAAGAAAAGGACCGAAACGATCGGGGAGCTGCTCGACAGGTTGACCGACGGCAACCGGAGCGCGGCCGAATCCTTGACTCAGCTTGGTATTGTCACCGGTCAGCGCCTCGTAACTGTTTGTCTGGCGGAATTGGACGGTATATCAGGGAATGCGCAACGCTGGCAGGAGCGCGAACGAAAGCTGATCGATTTTGCCGTTTCGAATATCATTGCGGAAGCGGTGGTAAAGGCAGGCAGCGGTTTAATGTTCCGCAAAGGTGATTTATTCGGCATCCTTATTCAGCACGACGATGAAGAAGAACCGACCAAGCTCGCGGAAGATCTGCACAATAAAATCAATACGTTTCTAAAGCTTGAGATTTCAATCGGGATCGGCAGGCCGGTTAATCATATCAGCGAGGCGCACGAAACATACAGAGATGCCTCGGATATATTAAAAACGAAATATTTCCTGGGGCTCAACCGCGTTATTCCTCACCAGTGGATGGCGCCTGATCCCGAAGCAAGATTAAGGCTCGCGAGGCTGCAGACGGAGCTCGCCCGCCGGCTGACACAGGCTCCTGCCGAAGACTATCACGAAACAGTGAGGGAGCTGCTGACGGCAATTAAAACCCTTTCCTGCGGATGTAAAAATTCGGCTGTGGCAAGCGTCTATTCGACTGTTATCATGCTTGAACAGGAGCTGAAGAGTGTCGGCATTCCGATGGAGTCAGCGGATTCGGAAGGACATCCGCTGCTCGAAAAGCTGAGCGCCTACCGGTCCTTCGGGGAGCTGGAAGAAGGAATGGAGAAGCTCGTTAACGACATCCGCGCCCACATCGCGGAGAAGACGGGCAATAAGGAGCTGATGCAGCTCGTACAGGTCAAGAACTATATCGAGGAGCATTACGCCGAAAACATTACCCTGGAGTCCATCTCCGCACTGGCTTATATGAATCCCTATTATTTCAGCAGCTTCTTCAAAAAACACAACGGGGAAAATTTCAAGGCGTATGTAACCGAAGTGCGGATGAAGCATGCTCTCCGGCTGCTCATGCAAACGGATTTGATGGTCTACGAAATTGCTGAAAAAGTCGGATATAACAATGCCAGACATTTCAGCGATATGTTCAAGAAAAGATACGGCAAGCTACCGCAGGAATATAAACAGGCAGCCAAAGACTAG
- a CDS encoding sensor histidine kinase, giving the protein MPSWLNFRHSIFLKFSLAFLTVGLLPLFVLSFLSLNQFTSQVERHTVNNLRQVVLFMSKNADDIFTSYNEISKMMYYNTEGTQSLFDNAIQRQGGGITDSSIDDFLKTVLYSDQYIKNVFFVRTADKAIFYQSRTSRPLDPTEQFPLVNWRYALESQPKRLAVFPPHLEAYFNSPNQVVTMARNLIDTSGKLSKNAHIIGTLYFDIELDVFDNLLKQVKLGRADQLYVLDGQDNVIYSNERDKIGKRLDAQENGNTLVFSEPIPFLNGHVTALVSKSDLYASLSKIQTSVTVAAIICLLALVIMGAAFSRMFTGPILAIMRQMLRVESGNLETSVNVTRKDELGRLAHGFNRMIERLNLFINDAYVAEIKRKHAELNALKSQIRPHYLYNTLEVIRMSAVANDDDQVADMIHSLSKQLKYVIDYGEEWVTLGRELDHLRDYFHLIEVRFDNRIKLQIEIKGEELLKVNVLKLSLQPVVENAVQHGIRPKGGKGIVLVTVERDNDNMAITVYDDGIGIEENKLRQLNSHLTETEGSTGKSIGVKNVHERIKNACGEEYGLDIDSKPHVGTSVRILFPLQMEVTSDENDQGAASG; this is encoded by the coding sequence ATGCCGAGCTGGCTCAATTTCAGACACAGCATATTTCTGAAATTTTCTCTTGCGTTTCTTACAGTGGGCCTGCTTCCGCTGTTTGTGCTAAGCTTCCTGTCGCTTAACCAATTTACTAGCCAGGTTGAACGCCATACGGTAAACAATTTGCGCCAAGTGGTGCTTTTCATGAGTAAGAACGCTGATGATATCTTCACCAGCTATAACGAAATATCGAAAATGATGTATTACAATACGGAGGGTACCCAGTCCTTATTCGATAATGCCATTCAGCGCCAAGGCGGCGGAATAACGGATTCTTCCATCGATGATTTTTTGAAAACGGTATTATACAGCGACCAATATATTAAGAACGTTTTTTTTGTACGGACGGCCGACAAGGCGATTTTCTATCAATCGCGGACAAGCAGACCGCTTGACCCGACCGAGCAGTTTCCGCTTGTAAACTGGAGATATGCGCTCGAATCCCAGCCAAAGAGGCTGGCGGTATTCCCGCCGCACCTGGAGGCTTATTTCAATTCGCCGAATCAGGTTGTCACAATGGCAAGGAACCTGATCGATACGTCTGGAAAGCTAAGCAAGAATGCTCATATAATCGGTACCCTTTATTTTGATATCGAGCTCGATGTTTTTGATAATTTGCTGAAGCAGGTTAAATTAGGCCGGGCTGACCAGCTCTATGTATTGGACGGGCAGGACAACGTCATTTACTCAAATGAAAGGGACAAAATCGGCAAAAGGCTGGATGCGCAGGAGAATGGAAATACCCTTGTTTTCTCCGAGCCGATCCCTTTTCTGAACGGTCATGTAACCGCGCTTGTTTCTAAATCCGACCTTTACGCCTCGCTTTCGAAGATACAAACAAGCGTAACTGTAGCCGCTATTATATGTTTGCTGGCACTTGTCATTATGGGCGCTGCATTCTCGCGAATGTTCACCGGTCCGATCTTGGCCATCATGCGCCAAATGCTTCGAGTCGAATCCGGAAATCTGGAAACGAGCGTGAACGTGACGCGTAAGGATGAGCTTGGAAGGCTCGCTCATGGGTTCAACAGGATGATCGAAAGGCTGAACCTATTTATCAATGACGCTTATGTGGCGGAGATCAAACGAAAGCATGCCGAACTAAATGCATTGAAAAGCCAGATTAGGCCGCACTATTTATATAACACGCTTGAGGTTATCCGCATGAGCGCGGTTGCCAATGATGACGACCAGGTCGCCGATATGATTCATTCCTTGTCCAAACAGCTTAAATACGTCATTGATTATGGCGAGGAGTGGGTTACCCTGGGCCGCGAGCTTGACCATCTTCGCGATTATTTCCATCTGATCGAGGTCCGTTTCGACAACCGGATCAAGCTGCAGATTGAAATCAAGGGCGAGGAGCTCCTTAAGGTAAATGTGTTGAAGCTGTCGCTCCAGCCTGTAGTCGAAAATGCGGTACAGCACGGTATAAGGCCCAAGGGCGGCAAAGGCATCGTGCTTGTCACTGTGGAACGGGATAACGATAACATGGCCATAACGGTTTACGATGACGGCATCGGTATCGAAGAAAACAAGCTTCGGCAGCTTAACTCTCATCTGACCGAAACGGAAGGCTCTACAGGGAAAAGCATCGGCGTCAAAAATGTTCATGAGCGAATTAAGAACGCATGCGGTGAAGAGTACGGTCTTGATATTGACAGCAAGCCGCATGTCGGTACATCGGTCCGAATTCTATTCCCTTTGCAGATGGAGGTGACGAGCGATGAGAACGATCAAGGTGCTGCTAGCGGATGA